One Alphaproteobacteria bacterium LSUCC0396 genomic region harbors:
- a CDS encoding transketolase yields the protein MKPLYDKKLQDLKATAAELRLRIIEYSASSRTPHVASCLSCVDILTVYYFHLLNIEPKHPQNEMRDRFVLSKGHAAPALFQVLAMAGFFPEERLATAKHDGADVFGEHPPAPQYLSGIEAATGSLGHGLPIALGFAIASKKNNWSNRIDVLIGDGESNEGTTWEAAMLAGSQKLENLTVVTDYNKWQATDRSQAVMNIDPLADKWRSFGWDAVEVDGHDIAALSDILQKSTTGRPRAVIAHTVKGKGVSFMEDDNNWHYKIPTDKEIDEAKLELRVL from the coding sequence ATGAAACCGTTATACGATAAAAAATTACAGGATCTAAAAGCAACCGCAGCTGAATTGCGTTTAAGAATTATTGAATACTCTGCATCATCGCGCACGCCGCATGTTGCGTCATGTCTGTCTTGTGTGGACATCCTTACAGTCTACTATTTCCACCTTTTGAACATTGAACCCAAGCATCCACAAAATGAGATGCGTGATAGATTTGTGTTGAGCAAAGGACACGCCGCACCGGCGTTATTTCAGGTTCTGGCGATGGCTGGCTTTTTCCCAGAAGAAAGATTGGCTACCGCTAAACATGATGGAGCAGACGTCTTTGGCGAACATCCCCCTGCCCCTCAATATTTATCAGGCATTGAAGCTGCTACTGGGTCACTTGGCCATGGGCTGCCAATTGCTTTGGGCTTTGCGATTGCCAGCAAAAAAAATAATTGGTCGAACAGAATTGACGTTCTCATTGGTGACGGAGAGAGTAACGAGGGGACTACATGGGAAGCTGCAATGCTAGCTGGGTCGCAAAAGCTTGAAAATTTAACTGTCGTGACGGACTACAACAAATGGCAAGCAACGGATCGCAGTCAGGCAGTCATGAATATTGACCCATTGGCTGATAAATGGCGGTCTTTCGGTTGGGATGCTGTGGAAGTTGACGGACATGACATAGCGGCACTTTCAGACATCCTCCAGAAATCAACAACTGGTCGCCCCCGTGCTGTGATTGCCCACACTGTTAAAGGCAAAGGCGTGTCATTCATGGAAGATGATAACAATTGGCATTATAAGATCCCTACTGACAAGGAAATCGATGAAGCCAAATTAGAGTTAAGGGTTCTATAA
- a CDS encoding phosphotransferase family protein, giving the protein MGSAQNIINLAAILHTDPVQIEKLMAFCKAEIDDLEVIETYAGGNNTVLKVSISGRAYALKKYNTSKVDNRNRLKTEWDFLSLVKDVDGNSPIPTPHALNEDANMAIYEFIEGSRISSDAITASNISSAIQFIKTLNTPLMQDSAAHLPIASDAKFSVNDHIDFVRDKITELQLIKDKDTASTDLLTDMATSLMQIETRIIPMVTDKGFEIDEALPQKERCLSPSDFGFHNTIKTKSGSLIFIDFEYAGWDDPAKLSADFFFQPQIPVPQEYYDKFLASCLSYLNKDRLQLHITRAKFLRPLFGLRWCSILLNPLRLDWANARGLDQDTQKYKATCRDRIETARVILTRCNEEFY; this is encoded by the coding sequence TTGGGATCAGCTCAAAACATTATTAACTTAGCCGCTATTTTACATACCGATCCAGTGCAGATCGAAAAATTGATGGCTTTCTGCAAAGCAGAAATTGATGATTTAGAGGTTATTGAAACCTATGCCGGGGGCAACAATACTGTTCTTAAAGTCTCAATCTCAGGGCGTGCTTATGCCTTGAAAAAATACAATACTTCAAAAGTGGATAATCGAAATAGGTTGAAAACCGAGTGGGATTTTCTCTCTCTGGTCAAGGATGTTGATGGCAACTCACCTATCCCAACGCCCCATGCACTCAATGAGGACGCTAATATGGCGATTTATGAATTTATTGAAGGCAGCAGAATAAGTTCAGATGCAATTACAGCCTCAAATATTTCCTCAGCCATACAATTCATCAAAACACTCAACACACCATTGATGCAAGACTCTGCCGCTCATTTACCCATTGCGTCAGATGCAAAGTTCTCTGTCAATGACCACATTGATTTCGTGCGGGATAAGATCACTGAGCTCCAACTAATCAAGGATAAAGACACTGCATCGACAGACCTGTTAACCGATATGGCGACCTCGTTAATGCAGATTGAGACCAGAATAATTCCAATGGTTACGGATAAAGGTTTCGAAATAGATGAAGCACTACCGCAGAAAGAGCGATGCCTATCACCATCTGATTTCGGATTTCATAACACCATAAAAACCAAATCTGGGTCCCTTATTTTTATTGATTTTGAATATGCCGGATGGGATGATCCGGCCAAGCTATCGGCAGACTTTTTTTTTCAGCCACAAATACCAGTGCCGCAAGAGTATTATGACAAATTCTTGGCATCTTGCCTTTCCTACCTGAACAAAGATAGGTTGCAACTCCATATAACCAGAGCAAAGTTTCTCAGGCCGTTATTTGGCCTAAGATGGTGCTCTATTCTACTTAATCCACTCAGGCTAGACTGGGCCAATGCGCGGGGCTTGGACCAAGATACACAGAAATACAAAGCCACTTGCCGCGACCGAATTGAAACGGCTAGGGTAATCCTAACACGCTGCAATGAAGAATTTTATTAA
- a CDS encoding transketolase family protein — MRDSFAKAIHDKAKQDDRIVLLSGDIGNRMFDGLKLDTRGQFLNCGIAEQTMMGLAAGLAMTGLRPVVYTIAPFTTYRCFEQIRVDVCYNNAPVIIVGSGAGLSYASLGPTHHSMEDIAILRTLPNMTVFCPSGPKETRDGLMAALDYGAPIYIRLGKKGEPDLYKGPETIEFGKAVTMRSGTDACIIGSGPVLNQAMQAAEILKSEDISLRVENFHTIKPLDEDRLVEIFKSFDKLIVIEEHGRIGGLYGAIAEWCSSQQNQRPQLFSISGNDEFIHKICNHNLAMDQFDINAAKVCEVIREMSRT; from the coding sequence ATGAGGGATAGTTTTGCAAAGGCGATACACGACAAAGCAAAGCAGGACGATAGAATTGTTTTACTTTCTGGTGATATTGGAAACCGGATGTTTGATGGATTAAAATTGGATACGCGAGGTCAATTTCTAAATTGTGGCATTGCAGAGCAAACAATGATGGGGTTGGCGGCTGGCTTGGCAATGACTGGTCTCAGACCCGTCGTTTATACAATCGCCCCATTCACCACATATCGTTGTTTTGAACAAATCCGCGTTGATGTTTGTTACAACAATGCTCCGGTGATCATTGTTGGGTCGGGTGCAGGACTATCTTATGCTTCTCTTGGCCCAACGCACCATTCCATGGAAGACATCGCCATCTTAAGAACGCTGCCCAACATGACGGTCTTTTGTCCCTCAGGCCCTAAGGAAACCCGTGACGGCCTTATGGCTGCTTTGGATTATGGTGCACCAATTTACATTCGCCTTGGAAAGAAGGGGGAACCTGATCTGTACAAGGGCCCTGAGACCATAGAGTTTGGCAAGGCTGTCACGATGCGCTCGGGCACTGACGCGTGCATAATAGGCTCTGGGCCAGTTCTTAATCAAGCCATGCAAGCAGCGGAAATATTAAAATCAGAAGACATTTCACTGCGCGTTGAAAATTTTCACACTATCAAACCATTAGACGAGGATAGGCTGGTTGAAATTTTTAAATCCTTTGATAAATTGATCGTAATTGAAGAACACGGCCGCATTGGCGGGCTATATGGTGCAATTGCTGAATGGTGCAGCTCACAACAAAACCAACGGCCCCAGCTTTTTAGTATTTCAGGCAATGATGAATTCATCCATAAAATCTGCAACCATAACTTGGCAATGGATCAATTTGATATAAATGCAGCTAAAGTTTGTGAAGTAATCAGAGAAATGAGCCGTACTTGA
- a CDS encoding haloacid dehalogenase-like hydrolase: MNIGLDFDNTIACYDVVFHTVAVEKSLIDPSVPVDKISVREHLRENNMEEEWIKLQGFVYGNAMKKVNAYEGVTEFLDWAKRKNHVCKIISHKTKHPFRGPKYDLHSTAREWIETYFSNSNNILIEKKFIFFHQTKAEKIDQIGLQKCDIFVDDLPEILKAEKFPKGTRKILFDPCSHHLKEPNIERISHWDQLKTLLT; this comes from the coding sequence ATGAATATTGGGCTGGATTTTGACAATACCATAGCCTGCTACGACGTTGTGTTCCACACTGTAGCCGTCGAGAAAAGCCTAATTGATCCGTCGGTGCCCGTTGATAAAATATCCGTTAGGGAACACCTTCGTGAAAACAACATGGAGGAAGAATGGATCAAGTTGCAAGGGTTCGTCTATGGCAATGCGATGAAAAAAGTGAACGCTTATGAGGGGGTCACAGAGTTTTTAGATTGGGCCAAACGTAAAAACCACGTATGCAAAATTATCAGCCATAAAACAAAGCATCCCTTTAGAGGCCCCAAGTATGATTTGCACTCTACCGCAAGGGAATGGATCGAGACATATTTTTCTAATTCCAACAACATTTTGATTGAAAAGAAATTCATCTTTTTTCATCAAACTAAGGCTGAAAAAATAGACCAAATTGGACTACAAAAATGTGATATTTTTGTGGACGATTTGCCTGAGATTTTGAAAGCAGAGAAATTCCCTAAAGGCACCAGAAAAATACTTTTTGACCCGTGTTCACATCACCTAAAAGAGCCAAATATTGAAAGAATCAGCCATTGGGATCAGCTCAAAACATTATTAACTTAG
- a CDS encoding class I SAM-dependent methyltransferase gives MSYIDFLSSVHKSTKRDYLARVNDPEYPKAYAATLAKKWDFDYWDGSRKVNYGGYSYDGRWAKVAKAMVEHYGIKAGDKILDIGCGKGFLLYDFMQVCPGVEVTGIDISSYAIENSLPEIRDRVSIGNAKNLPFEANEFDLVLSLTTLHNLYAQELFPALQEMERVGKDKKYLCVESYRNEQEKANLLYWQVTCEAFNTPEEWNWWFRLTGYSGDHSFIFFE, from the coding sequence ATGAGCTATATAGATTTTTTGTCATCTGTTCACAAAAGCACCAAACGTGACTACCTCGCGCGGGTAAATGACCCAGAATATCCAAAGGCCTATGCTGCGACTCTCGCCAAAAAGTGGGATTTTGACTATTGGGATGGTAGCCGCAAGGTGAATTATGGCGGCTATAGCTATGATGGCCGGTGGGCCAAAGTGGCAAAAGCCATGGTTGAACATTATGGCATAAAAGCTGGGGATAAAATTCTAGACATTGGATGTGGCAAAGGATTTTTACTCTATGATTTCATGCAGGTTTGTCCAGGCGTTGAGGTGACAGGCATTGATATATCCAGTTATGCAATCGAAAATTCACTTCCGGAAATCAGAGACCGTGTATCCATTGGCAATGCCAAGAATTTACCTTTTGAAGCCAATGAATTTGATCTCGTACTATCCCTTACGACGCTCCACAATTTGTATGCACAAGAACTGTTTCCGGCGCTGCAAGAAATGGAACGAGTTGGCAAGGACAAAAAATACTTGTGTGTTGAGTCTTACAGAAACGAGCAAGAAAAAGCGAACTTACTTTATTGGCAAGTCACCTGTGAAGCCTTTAACACCCCTGAAGAGTGGAATTGGTGGTTTAGGTTAACAGGATATTCTGGCGATCATTCATTTATTTTTTTTGAGTAG
- a CDS encoding zinc-binding dehydrogenase, translating into MKIAQRKFKAAILVELKKPLIIDEICLPENLEPGQVLVKIHFSGICGSQLGEIDGVKGFDNYLPHLLGHEGSGNVIEVGPGVRHVKPNDHVVMHWRKGQGIEAMPPTYTWGDKNVNAGCITTFSEYSIVSENRLTVIPKNYDKELAALFGCAVTTGFGVIINNAKLKIGESIIIYGAGGVGLNIIQAAAMTSAHPIIAVDLHPGRLEIAQKAGATHVINASTRDPKSEIEQILKNAPVDVFIDNTGVPEIIELGYYLTSAEGRVILVGVPPDGCNTSIYTLPLHFGKSISGSHGGETIPHVDIPRYLSLHKSGKLRLDHLITHRISLDRINAGINGMRNGSIHGRIVIGMDAK; encoded by the coding sequence ATGAAAATAGCTCAAAGAAAATTCAAAGCAGCAATCTTGGTAGAGTTGAAAAAGCCCTTGATCATTGATGAAATCTGCTTGCCCGAAAACTTAGAGCCAGGCCAAGTGCTTGTTAAAATACACTTCAGCGGCATCTGTGGATCTCAATTAGGTGAAATAGATGGCGTGAAAGGCTTTGATAATTATTTGCCACACCTACTGGGACACGAAGGATCTGGCAATGTAATAGAGGTTGGCCCAGGTGTGCGGCATGTAAAGCCAAACGACCATGTCGTGATGCACTGGAGAAAAGGGCAAGGTATTGAGGCAATGCCACCAACTTATACGTGGGGCGACAAAAACGTTAATGCGGGATGCATCACCACATTTAGCGAATATTCGATAGTTTCGGAAAACAGACTGACCGTCATTCCCAAGAATTATGACAAAGAATTGGCAGCCCTATTTGGATGTGCTGTAACTACTGGATTTGGTGTGATTATCAATAATGCAAAATTGAAAATAGGCGAGAGCATCATTATTTATGGAGCCGGCGGGGTCGGGTTGAATATTATTCAAGCCGCAGCAATGACATCTGCACATCCAATAATAGCGGTTGACCTGCATCCTGGACGCCTAGAGATTGCCCAAAAAGCAGGGGCAACGCATGTCATTAATGCAAGCACTCGTGACCCAAAGTCAGAAATTGAACAAATCTTGAAGAACGCACCAGTAGATGTATTCATCGACAATACCGGAGTTCCAGAAATTATCGAGCTTGGCTATTACCTTACAAGTGCAGAAGGACGCGTTATCCTTGTTGGGGTGCCGCCTGATGGCTGTAATACCAGCATCTATACATTGCCCCTTCATTTTGGTAAAAGCATATCTGGCTCACATGGTGGTGAAACAATTCCGCATGTGGATATTCCAAGGTATCTATCACTCCATAAATCAGGCAAGCTGAGACTTGACCATTTAATAACGCATCGCATCTCACTAGATAGGATAAATGCTGGCATTAACGGGATGAGAAACGGAAGCATTCATGGCCGAATCGTCATAGGCATGGATGCAAAATAA